CTCCCGATAGTCCACGGTGATCGTGATTGCACGTTTCGGCAAGAGATACCATGTGTTGACGCCAAACCCGACGAGATCTTGAGTGATATGGGCTCTGTAGTCGTCATTCCACTCACGACCCAACGCGAGTACGTGATCAGGACCGTAATAGTAGTAGGACGGGGCAACATTGTAGTAGCCCAGCGATGGAGTTCCAATGGTCAGCGCTCTGATTTCCGCCTTGAGAGCCGAGTTCCGTGGAAGAACCGCCGAAAACCGGTCGATCTTCCACTCCCCGAAGTGAAACCCGTCCTCATCGTACTGATCCGTCCCTACCTGCTTGGTGCTCGAGTACTCGAGGTATAGATCGGCGTTGCCGAGTGCATAGCGACCGTCGAAGGCCCATACTTCCGAGTAGTCAACATCGGTGGCTGGATCGCTAGTCCTTCTCGCATACGTCCCTCCGAAACGAACTCGATTGGTGAGCACAGGTCGCCACCGGACAATATGTGCATCGTCCGAGGAAGAAGGTGTGACGCCCCCCCCGACCCGGGACCGGCTGGAGAAGTCGCTCATGATGTAGGTGAAGACGTCCGCCCAATTCTCCGTCTTGAGGTTGAGGCGGAACCCCTGGGCGTTGTCAGAGTCCTTCACGATCTCAGGATCGACTACACGAATGAGATGGTTCTCCACCCAATACCGATTTTGCCGCGAGAAGAGATAGACCTCTGCGATCGATTTCTTGCCGCGGGGGAAAGTAACCGGCGTGTGGAAGCGCGCGTGGCTCTCCCGATACTGGAAGAGGGGCCTATCGTTCTCGTTCCCACCCGTGTACCAATCCGCTTCGAACTTCACGAAGGTCTCGACGCCTGTACGGGGCTGAGAGAAGATCCGGAACTGGCTCGCGGCGTACGTGTCGTTGTTGTTCGACTCGAAATCCCACGGGAAGAAGCGGTCCTGCTTTCGGATGTCGAGCTGGAGCTGGTACTCTCCCTCGATCACCGTCCCCGCGTCGGCCGAAAAGGACGCCGCTCCGAGAAGGAGCGCGAGCAAGAACGAGAGCGCGCCGGTACTCCTCATCGCTCTCTCCCGATCGGGACGGTGATCGACGCCGTGTACGAGACGCCGAGCGTCTTGTGCGTCGCGAACCCCGCGTCGAAGAACCAGGTCCCCGTGAGGACGCCGAACCCGCCCCAATACTCGTGATCGAAGAGCCCGCTCCGGAGGGCGAAGACATCGAAGAAAAGGACCTCGCCGCCGACCGCGGGGGAAAGATCCCCCCTTCGGTTCGTCGCGAAGCCCGCGGAGACGAGGGAGGCTTCGTTCCATAGATAAGTGATCGAACCCTCAACCTCCGCACTCATCCGCGTCCCTCCCCCTCCATCGACGAAGTCGAACCGCGGCTCCCCCACGTTCCGGACAATCGCGCCGATCCGAAGGTCGCCGTGCGGCCGCACGATCGCCCCGAGGTCCGCGGCGAGCTTCGTCTGCGAGCCGTAGTCGACTCTCTCCGAAGTCTCGAAGTCGCGAAAATCGGAGTACCCGACGCGAAAGATCTTCCCCGTGATCCCGATTCCGAGATCGCCGAGCACCGGAATCGAGGCCCGCCGGCCGGCGGAGAGGAAGAAGAGATCCTCGGAGACCACGTTTGCGAGCGATGTCCGGTGCCAGCCGACGCCCGCGGTCCCGACCGCGGGGGGAAGAGGAAGCGCGAAGGCGGCGAAGTTGGTCGAGAGATCCTCGACGACGTAGGGCCGGTTGTGCGCGAGAAGCACGGCCGCGCGCCTCTGCCAGGCGAGACCGGCCGGGTTCCAGTAGACCGCGGCCGGATCGTCCGCGAGCGCATGGAACGTCTTCGCCATCGCAACCGCCCGCGCGCCCGTCTCCAGCCGATCGAAGTACGCGTCTCCGTTCGAGGGAGCGAGGGACGCGAGAAGGAGCAGAGAGAGAGCGGCCTTCTTCATCATCGGACCACCGAGAACGCCTTCGTCGTCCGGAACACGCCCGGCTCCACGACGAAGCGGAGAAGATAGATGCCGCCGGGAACGACGCGCCCGCTCTCGTCGCGCCCGTCCCAATAATCCCGTTCCGGATCACCCGGCCACACCACCGATCGGAGATCGTACTCGTAGAGGAGCCGGACCCTTTGGCCGCGCATGTCGTAGATCTCGGCGGTCACATAGATGCCCCGGATGCGATCGAAGACGTCGGTCGAGTCCGGCTCTGGAGCGAGTGTGTATCGGAACCGCAAGAAGTCACCCGTTTCGGGCGAAACGACCGGGCGGAGCAGAGTCAGGGAGCTGAACGTGAAGTTCTTCTGCGGAAATGGGGGCGTGAAGGCGAACGTGCGACGGCCCGTGATGCCGGCGCCGATATCGGCCAGGCTGTCGGGAGGCAGCGTATCGACCACGCTCTCTTCCCAGACGAACACCTTCCGTCCATCGCCCGTGACGTAGGAAGTATCGTCGAGCGGAAGGATCGCGAAGTTGTCGATGGTCACTTGGTTCGAGGACTCGATCGTGTGTCCGCCGAGATTGTCGGGCGCCGAGTCGGGACCGCCCGTGCCGTCCGGCCCGGCCGTGAGAATCGCCACGACCCGAATCGACCGGACCTCGTCGAGCCCGCCCGGAAGAACGTAAACCGAATCGCGTTGGATCGGATCCCAGCGGCGCTCGAGCGTCTCCCCGTAGAAGACCGGCCAGGGGATCCGCACCTCCATCGATCGCCCCGTGTTCCCCTGGGCGAAGGTCGCAACCGTCTCGAGGAGGGAGATGTCGACCTGCGTCACCTGGTTTTCGCGCGCGAAGCGCCAGAGCTGCGGGGTCGGGTTTCCGTCCCACGTGGCCAGGAAGAGATCGGGATACAGGTTTCCCGCGAACACGAAGTTCCGGCGCCACGAGTTCAGCTCCGTCATCTTGTCGAGACCGCCGGGGCGGTAGTCGAAAAGGAGAATGATGTTGTTGTCCCAAGAGATCCCGTCGACCGCGACGTATAAATTGTCGTTGTCCCAAGTGATCTTGATCTGGTTGATGTCGTTATTGAAGCCCCATTTCGAGTCGTTGTCTCTCTCCTGGGCGACGACCTCGAGAATCCCGTCACCGTTCACATCGATGAGGGTGTCGACGAAGACGAATTCGTCCGCCTCGAAGTCGTTCGAGTAGCCGTCGATGGCGATGCGGTTCGAGAGATCCGCGCCCGTCGTCGCGAGGGCCGGAAGCACGAGCAGCGAGGAAAGGAAGAGCGTTGCGATGACTCTCCGCATGGGAACCAGAGGCCGCTCGGAAAGCGGCCGGTCCTTTCGGCAGGGAGGTTAGCAGCCGCCCGGATCGAGAGTCAAGGAACATCGCGGAGCTTGAGATACGGGACGGCGGACTCTATGATCGAGAAGGGCCTGTGCCCGAAACAAGGAGCGAACAATGCGACACCGATCCTTCTCACGGTACTTACCGTACTTCCTCGTTCTCCTCACAGGAGCCCTCGAGGCCCGCGCGGAGACCGCCGTTCTCTTCCGCTGCGACGCCGGCGGGCCCGAGCGGCGGGTCTTCGTCGCGGGCGAATGGAATCGGTGGGACCCTTCCGCCGACCCGATGCTCGACCCGGACGGAGACGGGATCTACGAGAAGACGATCGCGCTCCCGCCGGGTCGGTACGAATACAAGTTCATCGTGGACGGCGTATGGATCGAGGACCCGAACGCGAGCGAATCGGTTCCGAACCCGTACGGCTCGTCGAACTCGGTCGTGTACGCCGGGGCCGCTCCGGAGCCCGGCGTGGTTCGGATCGCCGCCCGCGGCGCGGAGACGCCGGCCGCGAAGATCCGCGATGTGCTCTTCTCGTTCCGGCTCGACCGAACCCCCCGGGCCGTCTTCCTCGCCGGAACCTTCAACGATTGGAAACCAGACGCCCAAGCGATGGACGGACCGGACGCCGAAGGGCGCTTCCGCGTCCGCCTCGCGCTCCCTCCCGGCGAGTATCAGTACAAGTTCGTCGCCGACGGCTCTTGGTATCACGACCCGGCGAACGAGAAGACGACTGACGACGGCTTCGGCGGCTTCAACTCGATCCTCGTCGTCGACGACCGCTTCCCTGCGATCCCGCTCCGCGCGGGGGACGGGAGCATCTGGGAAGGGACGCTCTCCCTCGCGCCGGAGCACGTGAGCGCGGTGCGCACGGAGGCGGAGCGCGTCGTCGTGACCGCGCGCGCCCATCAGGGGGACGTCACCGGAGCGGAGATCCTCTTCCGGCGGGGAGGCTCCGAGAGCCGGATCCCGATGCGCACGCTCGGAGGGGACGGCCGCTATGTCTACTTTCGCGGCGAGCTGGACGCGGGTCCCGGCATAGAGGGACGTCTCGGCATCGTTCTCGCCGACGGGGATTCCTCGCGCGTCGTGACGCGCTCCGGGCTCGCCCGGGAAGCGAGCGACGCGCAGCTTCTCGAGATCAACGCGATCGGAACCCCCCTCTTCTCCGTCCCCGACTGGGTGGTCGACGGCGTCTTCTATCAGATCTTTCCGGAGCGTTTCCACAACGGGAACAAGAAGAACGACCCCGATTTCCGCGAGCCGTACTACGCGGGGAAGACGACCCTCCCCGAAGGGGGGAAGACGAACGGCGAGCACTATCACCTCGTGAAGGATTGGTACGACATCTCCGGACTGTCCAAGAGCCCCTACCGGACCGACGGCCGCCCCGACTACTTCTCGTTCTACGGGGGAGACCTCGAGGGGGTGCTCGACAAACTCCCTTACTTGAAAGATCTGGGTGTCACCATTCTTTACTTCAACCCTCTCCACACGGGGAAATCGAACCACAAGTACGACGCGTGCCACTACCGCGAGGTGGATCCCCGTTTCGGAGGGAACAAGGCGTTCCGGAAGCTCGCCGACGCCGCTCACGAGGCGGGGATGCGGATCGTCGTCGACGGCGTCTTCAACCACACGGGGAACTGCCACTACGCGTTCGTCGACTGCGTGGAGAAGGGGAAGGATTCGCCCTATTGGTTCTGGTACGAGTGGAGGAAGTGGCCGCTCCCCGAGACCTTCGCGGAAGGAGAGAAGGCGAGCGACTACTACGACTGCTGGTGGGGACACGGCGATCTTCCCAACCTGAACCTCGATCTCTCGCGGCCGAACGCCACCGAACAGGCGGCGACGCGGATCTCCGAGGCGATGCCGAACGAGCCTGTTCTCGAGGAGATTCGCGCGGCGGTCCGCTTCTGGCTGGAGGAGATGAACGCCGACGGTTTCCGGCTCGACGTCGCGAATGAAGTGCCGGCTTGGGTCTGGAGGATCTTCCGCGAGGAAGTCCGGCGAGTGAAGCCGGACGGCTACGTGATCGCCGAGCTCTGGGGGAACGCTGCGGCCGATCTCTCGCCGCTCCGTTTCGACGCCACGATGAACTACCGCTACTTCCGGGAACCCTGCCTCGCCTTCTTCGCCCGGGGCACCCTCGATGCGTCGGTCTTCGATCGACAACTCGCCGGCGGACGGTTCGGCTATCCGCTCCCCTCCGTTCTCGGCGCGATGAACCTCCTCGGCTCGCACGACACGGAGCGCTTTCTCACGCTCGCCGGAGGCGACACGCGGCGCCTTCTTCTCGCGTCCCTCTTCGCGGCCACCTACGTCGGCGTCCCTCACGTTTACTACGGAGACGAGATCGGTATGGAAGGCGGACACGACCCCGACTGCCGCCGCCCGTTCGAGTGGAAGACGCTCGAGACCCCGCGCGGCGCGGCGATCCGCGAGCGCATGCGCGACTACCTCGCGATCCGGCGGGATCACCCCGCGCTTCGGCGCGGGGAGTTCCGCACGCTTCTCGCCGAGGGGAAGGTCTACGCATACGCGCGGTGGACCGATGAGGAGAGGCTCGCGGTCTTCCTGAACGCGGGCGGCGCGCCCGTGACGGTGATCGTCGAACCCGATGCTCTTCCCTTCGAGGCAGGGGCGGCGTTCGATCTCTTCGCGGGGCGCGAGGCGGCGTTCGAGGAGGGCGTCCTTCGGCTCCCGCTCGAACCGTTCTCCGGAACGATCCTCCGGTTTCCGAAAGCCGAGGGCGAGCCCGCGCCGGTTGATCCGCAGACGCAATAATGTTACAATTCTCGAGAGATTCGGGAGATACGGCCTCTCTTTGCCGCCCGCGGGCGAGGCGCCCGTCTCCCGCTTGCCGCTCCCCGAACGTTCGTCCGACAAGGAGAAAGCTCATGCGTCTCGCGCACGCCGTCGCGTACTGTCTTCTGGCCGTCTCTCTCGCGATCCCCCTTCCTCTTTCAGCAGCCCCTTCCTCCCCCGCTCCCGCGCCGGGGATCGACGCCGCGGGCGATCCGACCGCCTACCGTCCCGAGCACGCGAAGGCGCTCGCGCCCGTTTACGACACGGCCCGACCCGGGGCGCGCGCGGCCGACCTCATGGCCTTCTACTACGACCAGAACGTCGACCG
The Candidatus Eisenbacteria bacterium DNA segment above includes these coding regions:
- a CDS encoding DUF3459 domain-containing protein, producing the protein MRHRSFSRYLPYFLVLLTGALEARAETAVLFRCDAGGPERRVFVAGEWNRWDPSADPMLDPDGDGIYEKTIALPPGRYEYKFIVDGVWIEDPNASESVPNPYGSSNSVVYAGAAPEPGVVRIAARGAETPAAKIRDVLFSFRLDRTPRAVFLAGTFNDWKPDAQAMDGPDAEGRFRVRLALPPGEYQYKFVADGSWYHDPANEKTTDDGFGGFNSILVVDDRFPAIPLRAGDGSIWEGTLSLAPEHVSAVRTEAERVVVTARAHQGDVTGAEILFRRGGSESRIPMRTLGGDGRYVYFRGELDAGPGIEGRLGIVLADGDSSRVVTRSGLAREASDAQLLEINAIGTPLFSVPDWVVDGVFYQIFPERFHNGNKKNDPDFREPYYAGKTTLPEGGKTNGEHYHLVKDWYDISGLSKSPYRTDGRPDYFSFYGGDLEGVLDKLPYLKDLGVTILYFNPLHTGKSNHKYDACHYREVDPRFGGNKAFRKLADAAHEAGMRIVVDGVFNHTGNCHYAFVDCVEKGKDSPYWFWYEWRKWPLPETFAEGEKASDYYDCWWGHGDLPNLNLDLSRPNATEQAATRISEAMPNEPVLEEIRAAVRFWLEEMNADGFRLDVANEVPAWVWRIFREEVRRVKPDGYVIAELWGNAAADLSPLRFDATMNYRYFREPCLAFFARGTLDASVFDRQLAGGRFGYPLPSVLGAMNLLGSHDTERFLTLAGGDTRRLLLASLFAATYVGVPHVYYGDEIGMEGGHDPDCRRPFEWKTLETPRGAAIRERMRDYLAIRRDHPALRRGEFRTLLAEGKVYAYARWTDEERLAVFLNAGGAPVTVIVEPDALPFEAGAAFDLFAGREAAFEEGVLRLPLEPFSGTILRFPKAEGEPAPVDPQTQ